The genomic DNA CAAGCAGCGGCTCGTCGAGGCCAATCAGAAACACCTCGTGTCGCTGAGCCGAGCCGACATGGTGGAGCTGATGGATCCCTCGGACGTGTCCGCCTCCGAGATCCGCTACCTCAACGCCACCTTCCATTTCATCTCCCTGTAACACCTCCACAGCTCGTCCGGCCCGGGGGAATGCCGATGATTCCGACTGACACGACCGATCTCCGCCTCGCCGCGTTCCTGTCGGACCGCACCGAGGTCCTCCACTCCATCCAGCACCGCCACGAGGTGTGGCGCCAGGATCCCTACGACGTGGAGTCCGTGCACCAGGAGGCACGCGCCTCCTTCGAGCGCATGCTCACGCGCGCCACCACGCCCCCCGGCACTCCCTCGGGACGCATCCTGCTGCTGCTCGGTGATTCGGGGTGCGGAAAGACGCACCTGCTGCGGGCCTTCCGCTCCTACACCCATGAGCAGTCCTTGGGTTTCGTGGGCTACATGCAGATGACGACGTCCACGTCCAACCCCGGACGCTACGTCTTGAGCAACCTCATCGACTCGCTGGATCAGCCCTACCACGAGCCGGGCGAGCCCCATTCCGGCCTGCGCAAGCTGTCCGACGTGCTCCTGTCCCATTGCGGCCAGGTGGCCGCCCTGCTCGCGGATCCCGAGCAGGATCCCGACGAGATCTCCATCCTGGTGGAGAACGCCGCGGATGATCTGCAGAAGCGGCCCCAGTTCCAGAAGTTGGACCTCGATCTGCTGCGCGCGCTGCTCTACCTGCAACGGGACGACACGCGCATCCGCGGCCGGGTGCTCAAATACCTGCGCTGTGAGAACCTGTCCGACAATGATCGCAAGGTGCTCGGCGGACTGGTGCCTCGCATCCACGACACCGATCCCCAGGACATGGTGCTGCACCTGGGCCGGCTCATGTCGACGCTCGGCCATTCGCTCGTGCTGTGCGTGGACCAGTTGGAAGGCTTCGACATCGACGCGGACAACGCCAAGGTGTTCCGCAATGCCATGCACCTGCTGTGTGACTTCGCCGAGCGGGCCCCCTCGTCCCTCATCGTCATCAGCTGCCTCACGGATTTCTGGAGTGGCCTCAAGGGCCGGCTCACGACCTCCATCCTGGATCGCATCGAGCGAGACCCGGAGCCCATCAAGTTGGAGCACTTGCGAACGGCCGACGAGGCTCGTCTCATCGTCGAGCGTCGGCTGGAGCACCTCTACTCGATGGAGGACGCACCGTTCGATCCGGCCGAGCCCACCTATCCCTATAGCCATGAAGGCTTCGAACACCTGTCGGGTCTGAGCACGCGTGAAGTGCTCGACGCGTGCCGCCGTTGGCGTGAGCAGGCCATGCGCTCGGGAGCACTGCCCGACCGGTTCCCCCTGGAGTCGGGGACGAAGGGAGGAAAAGGCATTCTCCCACCCGGAGGACCCAAGCACCTGGTCCTCGACCAGACCTGGAATGACTTCCGCTCCACCCACTCCACGCCGCCTCCCGAGGAGGATGCCTCCCTGGCCGAACTGCTCGCCTGGGCGTTGAAGGCAAGCGCGGACGAGTTGGAGACGGGGCATGGCTTCGACGTGCGGCTCGTCGGAGAAGTGCTCCATGTCGATGTCTCGCCAAGCGGCGAGAAGCTGCACGTGGCCCTGTGCAACAAGGGCACCCAGCGCGGCGGGCTCGCCAATCAGATCGAACAGGTCCGCAAGGACTCACGCGGCCGCACGGCCGTGGTCGTGCGCACGAGCGATTTCCCCAGCAGCCCGAGGGGCACGACCGCCACCGAGCTCGGCAAGCTCATCAGCAAGGGAGGGCGCCGCGCGGTGCTCGAGGACAGCGACAGCCGCACCCTGCTCGCGCTGCGCGCCTTCCGTCAGCAGCACGGGTCCCGCCCGGATTTCTCCACCTGGCTGCGCACCGCCCAACCCCTCACCCAGCTCAAGCCCCTGCGCGACATCCTCGACCTGGATCATCTGCGCTCGGGCACCTCCGCGGCGCCTCCATCCGCTCCGGCCCCAAAGCCCCCCTCGGCCCAGAAGACGCTCGATCTCTTCAAGACCGACTCCACGGACTCCCCGAGCACACCAAAGGTCGAGGGCACGACATCCCTCACCAAGCCCATGCCCGTACAAGTGCGGGAGGCCGCTCCTGGCAGTGCCTCGGTGAGTCCACGTTCCACCGGAAGTACCGGGAAGGACGCCCCGCGCAAACGCGAATCCATCCGCATCGGCGACACGGACAGCCTGCTGCGCGAGCCCGTGCTCTTCACCCCCGACGAGCTGACCCGTCACGCGGCGTTCCTCGGAGGGCCAGGCAGCGGCAAGACGACGCTCGCGCTCAACGTGGTGGAGCAACTGCTCCTGCAAGGCGTGCCCGCCATCCTCGTGGACCGCAAGGGCGACCTGGGCGGCTACGCGACCGAGTCCTTCTGGAAGGACGACGTGAGCGATCCGCGCCGCGCCGCGCGTCAGGCCCTCCTGCGTGAACGGATCGACGTGGCCGTCTTCACCCCGGGACATCCCCATGGACGCCCCCTCTCCATTCCCATCGTCCCGGACGGGCTCGACTCGCTGCCGGACTTCGACCGGCAACAGGCCACGCGCCACTCCGCCGAGGCCCTCGCGGGCATGCTCGACTACCGCCAGAGCCCCAAGGACAAGTCCTGCCGCACGCTGCTCGCTCAGGCCATCGATCAGTTCGTCCAGCTCACGCGCGAGAGCGTCACCCTGGAACGGCTCATCAAGTTCATCGGCGACAAGGATCCGCGCCTCGTCAGTGTCGTGGGCCGGCTCGACGTGAAGCTCTTCGACAAGCTCGCCGA from Melittangium boletus DSM 14713 includes the following:
- a CDS encoding helicase HerA domain-containing protein — translated: MIPTDTTDLRLAAFLSDRTEVLHSIQHRHEVWRQDPYDVESVHQEARASFERMLTRATTPPGTPSGRILLLLGDSGCGKTHLLRAFRSYTHEQSLGFVGYMQMTTSTSNPGRYVLSNLIDSLDQPYHEPGEPHSGLRKLSDVLLSHCGQVAALLADPEQDPDEISILVENAADDLQKRPQFQKLDLDLLRALLYLQRDDTRIRGRVLKYLRCENLSDNDRKVLGGLVPRIHDTDPQDMVLHLGRLMSTLGHSLVLCVDQLEGFDIDADNAKVFRNAMHLLCDFAERAPSSLIVISCLTDFWSGLKGRLTTSILDRIERDPEPIKLEHLRTADEARLIVERRLEHLYSMEDAPFDPAEPTYPYSHEGFEHLSGLSTREVLDACRRWREQAMRSGALPDRFPLESGTKGGKGILPPGGPKHLVLDQTWNDFRSTHSTPPPEEDASLAELLAWALKASADELETGHGFDVRLVGEVLHVDVSPSGEKLHVALCNKGTQRGGLANQIEQVRKDSRGRTAVVVRTSDFPSSPRGTTATELGKLISKGGRRAVLEDSDSRTLLALRAFRQQHGSRPDFSTWLRTAQPLTQLKPLRDILDLDHLRSGTSAAPPSAPAPKPPSAQKTLDLFKTDSTDSPSTPKVEGTTSLTKPMPVQVREAAPGSASVSPRSTGSTGKDAPRKRESIRIGDTDSLLREPVLFTPDELTRHAAFLGGPGSGKTTLALNVVEQLLLQGVPAILVDRKGDLGGYATESFWKDDVSDPRRAARQALLRERIDVAVFTPGHPHGRPLSIPIVPDGLDSLPDFDRQQATRHSAEALAGMLDYRQSPKDKSCRTLLAQAIDQFVQLTRESVTLERLIKFIGDKDPRLVSVVGRLDVKLFDKLADDLNRLLLDTQTLLDTQAERLDMDLLLGRGAHARPGKARVSVISTKFLGDNNSVLFWVSQLLIEVTRWLNRNPSNTLQAVLLFDEADMYLPAMRQPSTKQPMENLIKRARSAGLGLMLATQSPGDLDYKCRDNIRSWFIGRVKEKVSLDKMKPMLSEARVDPAKIPGQGTGEFHVARDGKVDRVKAEPSALATEQLSDDELLRLAARTLTPGVPPHEQAALPEKQTWH